A single region of the Rathayibacter rathayi genome encodes:
- a CDS encoding MFS transporter, giving the protein MRNRRAWFVFGAGGSAYLVAVLDRTTLGVAGVDAAERFGVAAALLSTLAVVQLIVYAGMQIPVGILIDRFGPRTLILTGTAMMAAGQVVVAFAPSIGVAVLGRVLLGAGDAAIFTSVIRLIIAWFSGPIVPQLSQWIGNIGQVGQILSALPFAAILHAFGWEPAFLSAAGLGAVSFLGVLLLIADVPPRTAPIVLVPPTLRATIAQLGVSMRRPGTQLGFWSHFVTQSSGTVFTLLWGYPFLVYAIGLPPTVAAPTLTIVMIAGVVVGPVLGILTARHPTRRSNLVLGIVSAMAVAWTVVLLWPGVPPYWLIVLLLIVVGAGGPGSMIGFDFARTFNPSRSLGAANGVVNVGGFLASFTMMFAIGLILDALAGPGASSERTYSLEHFRLAWCVQYVVIGAGVAGLLLARRRTRRRLAEDEGITVAPLWVALNDRLRRGRA; this is encoded by the coding sequence GTGCGAAATCGTCGAGCCTGGTTCGTCTTCGGTGCCGGAGGGTCCGCCTACCTCGTCGCGGTCCTGGACCGCACGACGCTGGGCGTCGCCGGAGTGGACGCCGCGGAGCGGTTCGGAGTGGCGGCCGCCCTCCTCTCGACGCTCGCTGTCGTTCAGCTGATTGTCTACGCCGGGATGCAGATCCCGGTCGGGATCCTGATCGACCGATTCGGTCCGCGGACGCTCATCCTCACCGGCACAGCCATGATGGCGGCCGGACAGGTCGTGGTCGCGTTCGCACCGAGCATCGGCGTCGCGGTCCTCGGACGTGTCCTGCTCGGAGCGGGCGATGCGGCGATCTTCACCTCGGTGATCCGTTTGATCATCGCCTGGTTCAGCGGGCCGATCGTGCCCCAGCTCTCGCAGTGGATCGGCAACATCGGCCAGGTCGGTCAGATCCTCTCCGCTCTCCCGTTCGCGGCCATCCTGCATGCCTTCGGTTGGGAGCCGGCGTTCCTCTCGGCTGCCGGCCTGGGCGCGGTGTCCTTCCTCGGCGTCCTCCTCCTCATCGCCGACGTCCCGCCGCGCACCGCGCCGATCGTCCTCGTGCCGCCGACACTCCGCGCAACGATCGCGCAGCTCGGAGTGAGCATGCGTCGGCCGGGGACGCAGCTCGGCTTCTGGTCGCATTTCGTGACGCAGTCCTCCGGCACGGTCTTCACGCTCCTCTGGGGCTACCCGTTCCTCGTCTACGCGATCGGCCTGCCGCCCACGGTTGCGGCACCGACGCTCACCATCGTCATGATCGCGGGCGTTGTCGTCGGGCCGGTCCTCGGGATCCTCACCGCGCGCCACCCGACGCGCCGCAGCAACCTCGTGCTCGGCATCGTCTCGGCGATGGCCGTCGCCTGGACCGTCGTGCTGCTCTGGCCCGGCGTCCCGCCGTACTGGCTGATCGTTCTCCTGCTGATCGTGGTGGGCGCGGGTGGCCCCGGGTCGATGATCGGGTTCGATTTCGCCCGCACCTTCAATCCCTCGAGGAGCCTCGGGGCGGCGAACGGCGTCGTGAACGTCGGGGGATTCCTCGCCAGCTTTACGATGATGTTCGCGATCGGGCTGATCCTGGACGCCCTCGCTGGACCGGGCGCCTCCTCCGAGCGGACCTATTCGCTAGAGCACTTCCGCCTGGCGTGGTGCGTGCAGTACGTGGTGATCGGCGCCGGCGTCGCGGGACTCCTCCTCGCGCGTCGCCGAACCCGCCGTCGCCTAGCGGAGGACGAGGGAATAACCGTCGCCCCTCTCTGGGTTGCACTGAATGATCGTCTTCGCCGCGGCCGCGCGTGA
- a CDS encoding proteasome assembly chaperone family protein produces MLDPEDLFEIEGDLSEIPGGLHLVAGLTGSADAGGAVGQLGEYLFQTLAHRQVVVFDQDQLLDYRARRPIITFDQDHLTDYRPATLRLSLAHDELDQPFLLLTGFEPDFQWERFTRAVVSLIERLDVASTTWVQAIPMPVPHTRPVGVTVSGNREDLIDAMSVWRPHTQVPSSVLHLLELRLYQRGLAVVGFALLIPHYLSDTEYPQAAVAALESISASTGLIFPTDRLRESGREFLGKVDEQVGGNDELHKLVSALEARHDTYMEGTSLRSPLTDEDGFVPSADVIAAELEKFLAIRRPGEEPTDS; encoded by the coding sequence ATGCTGGATCCGGAAGACCTGTTCGAGATCGAGGGCGACCTCTCCGAGATCCCGGGCGGGCTGCATCTCGTCGCGGGTCTGACTGGCTCGGCCGACGCCGGCGGCGCGGTAGGCCAACTCGGCGAGTACCTGTTCCAGACACTCGCGCACCGGCAGGTCGTGGTCTTCGACCAGGACCAGCTCCTCGACTACCGCGCCCGCCGTCCCATCATCACCTTCGACCAGGACCACCTGACGGACTACCGACCGGCGACCCTCCGGCTTTCGCTCGCTCACGACGAACTGGATCAGCCGTTCCTCCTGCTCACCGGCTTCGAACCCGACTTCCAGTGGGAGCGGTTCACCCGGGCCGTGGTCTCGCTGATCGAGCGCCTCGACGTCGCTTCGACCACCTGGGTCCAGGCGATCCCGATGCCGGTACCGCACACGCGGCCGGTCGGAGTCACCGTGAGCGGCAACCGCGAAGATCTGATCGACGCGATGTCGGTCTGGAGGCCGCACACTCAGGTCCCCTCGAGCGTCTTGCACCTGCTCGAGCTGCGCCTCTACCAGCGTGGCCTCGCCGTCGTCGGCTTCGCGCTGCTCATCCCGCACTACCTCTCGGACACCGAGTACCCGCAGGCGGCTGTCGCGGCGCTCGAGAGCATCTCGGCCTCGACGGGCCTCATCTTCCCGACCGACCGCCTGCGCGAGAGCGGCCGGGAGTTCCTCGGCAAGGTCGACGAGCAGGTGGGCGGCAACGACGAGCTGCACAAGCTGGTCTCGGCCCTCGAGGCCCGCCACGACACGTATATGGAGGGGACGAGCCTGCGCTCGCCGCTCACTGACGAGGACGGCTTCGTCCCCAGCGCAGACGTTATCGCCGCTGAGCTCGAGAAATTCCTCGCCATCCGCCGCCCCGGTGAGGAGCCCACCGACTCCTGA
- a CDS encoding leucyl aminopeptidase gives MPLSSLEYSSVPASDIDTDALVLGVAPGPDGPRLVGAEGFEEMAPSLSALGATGAADTFVRVPSSVRAGVVVLVGLGSAEPDDAALRAAAGAAVRLLAGSASVALALPAGSDGTHAAVAEGAALGSYAFTAFRGSTAATVKPAVEHVVVLGAAQTADTAVLDRALVLGRAVSTVKDLVNTPPSHLYPQTLAEAVQSGAEGLPLEVTVWDEKALAEEGFGGILGVGSGSSRPPRLVKVAYSPEGARTHLAFVGKGITFDSGGLSLKPPTSMIGMKTDMAGAATVYAVVRAIAELGLPLRASAWLCIAENLPSGTAIRPDDVVTVRGGTTVEVLNTDAEGRLVLADGLVAASEEQPDAIIDVATLTGASVVALGNRTVGTVGDDELVASVLEAARTAGETFWQMPLPAELRPLLNSEIADIANVKPGNTAGGMLLAAHFLREFVGTRGEGDDATRIPWAHLDIAGPSSNGGSGYGFTGAGATGASVRALIVLAERFASA, from the coding sequence ATGCCCCTCTCCTCCCTCGAGTACTCGAGCGTCCCCGCCTCCGACATCGACACCGACGCCCTGGTTCTGGGCGTCGCCCCCGGGCCCGACGGTCCCCGACTCGTCGGCGCGGAGGGCTTCGAGGAGATGGCTCCCTCGTTGAGCGCGCTGGGTGCGACCGGTGCCGCCGACACGTTCGTCCGCGTTCCATCCTCGGTCCGTGCGGGGGTGGTTGTTCTCGTCGGCCTCGGCTCGGCGGAGCCCGATGACGCCGCCCTGCGCGCCGCCGCCGGGGCCGCCGTCCGCCTGCTGGCCGGCTCCGCCTCCGTTGCCCTGGCGCTTCCCGCCGGTTCCGACGGCACTCACGCCGCGGTCGCAGAAGGCGCGGCTCTCGGCTCTTACGCTTTCACCGCCTTCCGAGGCAGCACCGCCGCAACGGTGAAGCCGGCTGTCGAGCACGTCGTCGTGCTGGGCGCCGCCCAGACGGCCGATACCGCCGTTCTCGACCGTGCGCTCGTGCTCGGCCGCGCCGTCTCGACAGTCAAGGACCTCGTCAACACTCCCCCATCGCACCTCTACCCCCAGACGCTCGCCGAGGCCGTCCAGTCCGGCGCCGAGGGGCTGCCCCTCGAGGTCACCGTCTGGGACGAGAAGGCGCTCGCGGAGGAGGGGTTTGGCGGCATCCTCGGCGTCGGCAGTGGGTCCTCCCGCCCGCCGCGCCTGGTGAAGGTCGCGTACTCGCCCGAGGGAGCGCGCACTCATCTGGCATTCGTCGGCAAGGGCATCACTTTTGACAGCGGTGGACTCTCGCTCAAGCCGCCGACGTCGATGATCGGCATGAAGACCGACATGGCGGGCGCGGCCACGGTCTACGCCGTCGTTCGCGCGATCGCCGAGCTCGGCCTGCCGCTGCGCGCGAGCGCGTGGCTCTGCATCGCCGAGAACCTGCCCTCGGGCACGGCCATCCGGCCCGACGACGTAGTGACGGTTCGCGGCGGAACCACCGTCGAGGTACTCAACACCGACGCCGAGGGCCGCCTGGTGCTCGCCGACGGCCTCGTCGCCGCGAGCGAGGAGCAGCCCGATGCGATCATCGACGTTGCCACCCTGACCGGCGCCTCGGTCGTCGCCCTGGGCAACCGGACCGTCGGAACCGTGGGCGACGACGAGCTCGTCGCGAGCGTCCTCGAGGCCGCACGCACCGCGGGCGAAACGTTCTGGCAGATGCCGCTTCCCGCGGAGCTGCGCCCGTTGCTCAACTCCGAGATCGCCGACATCGCGAATGTCAAGCCGGGCAATACCGCAGGCGGGATGCTCCTCGCCGCCCATTTCCTTCGCGAGTTCGTCGGCACGCGCGGTGAGGGGGACGACGCGACCCGGATTCCGTGGGCTCACCTCGACATTGCGGGGCCCTCGAGCAACGGAGGCAGCGGTTACGGCTTCACCGGAGCCGGTGCCACTGGCGCCTCCGTCCGAGCGCTGATCGTTCTGGCCGAGCGCTTCGCGAGCGCGTAG
- the lpdA gene encoding dihydrolipoyl dehydrogenase — protein MSEDRYDLVVLGGGSGGYAAALRAAQLGMSVALVERDKLGGTCLHRGCVPTKALLHAAELADGAREGGKYGVLSSFAGIDMAGVTRYREGVVAGKYKGLQSLVSSRGITVVTGEGRLSAAGTVTVGEHVLHGSSIVVATGSASRTLPGIDIGGRIITSDQALELDHVPEKVVVLGGGVIGVEFASVWRSFGAEVTIVEALPHLVPNEDESVSKQLERAFRKRGIAFQLGSRVASVSQGDGGVAVTLESGATVEGEVLLVAVGRGPVTADIGLEEVGVSLDRGYVLTDERLQTSVPGIYAVGDIVPGLQLAHRSFQQGIFVAEEIAGLGPKVVSDVNVPKVTYSDPEVASVGLSEARAIAEYGAERVAVYDYGLGGNARSTIIGTTGSVKVVRVLDGPVVGVHLVGARVGELIGEAQLIVNWEAHPEDVAPHLHAHPTQNEALGEAHLALAGKPLHVL, from the coding sequence GTGTCGGAAGATCGCTACGACCTGGTCGTGCTCGGAGGTGGCAGCGGCGGGTACGCGGCGGCCCTGCGGGCGGCTCAGCTCGGGATGAGCGTTGCGCTCGTCGAGCGTGACAAGCTCGGCGGGACCTGCCTGCACCGCGGCTGCGTGCCCACCAAGGCGCTCCTGCACGCCGCGGAGCTGGCGGACGGCGCCCGAGAGGGCGGCAAGTACGGTGTGCTCTCGAGCTTCGCCGGCATCGACATGGCCGGGGTCACCCGATATCGCGAGGGCGTCGTCGCGGGCAAGTACAAGGGTCTGCAGAGTCTTGTGTCTTCTCGCGGCATCACCGTCGTCACCGGCGAGGGTCGTCTGAGCGCGGCGGGCACCGTGACAGTGGGTGAGCATGTGCTGCACGGCAGCTCGATCGTCGTCGCCACGGGATCCGCCTCGCGCACGCTCCCCGGGATCGACATCGGTGGACGCATCATCACGAGCGATCAGGCGCTCGAACTCGATCATGTGCCCGAGAAGGTCGTCGTGCTCGGTGGTGGAGTGATCGGCGTCGAGTTCGCGAGCGTCTGGCGCTCGTTCGGAGCAGAGGTGACGATCGTCGAGGCCCTCCCCCATCTCGTCCCCAACGAGGATGAGAGCGTCAGCAAGCAGCTTGAGCGGGCCTTCCGCAAGCGCGGGATCGCCTTCCAGCTCGGCTCCCGCGTCGCCTCGGTCTCGCAGGGCGACGGCGGTGTAGCGGTGACGCTCGAGAGCGGTGCCACCGTGGAGGGCGAGGTGCTGCTCGTCGCTGTCGGCCGGGGCCCGGTGACCGCGGACATCGGCCTGGAGGAGGTCGGCGTGAGCCTGGATCGGGGCTACGTCCTCACCGATGAGCGACTGCAGACCTCGGTCCCCGGCATCTACGCCGTTGGCGACATCGTTCCGGGCCTCCAGCTCGCGCATCGGAGCTTCCAGCAGGGGATCTTCGTGGCGGAGGAGATCGCCGGGCTCGGCCCGAAGGTCGTCTCGGACGTCAACGTGCCGAAGGTGACCTACAGCGACCCGGAGGTCGCCTCCGTCGGCCTCAGTGAGGCGCGTGCTATCGCCGAGTACGGCGCCGAGCGCGTCGCCGTGTACGACTACGGCCTCGGCGGCAATGCCCGCAGCACGATCATCGGCACGACGGGTTCCGTGAAGGTCGTGCGCGTGCTCGACGGTCCTGTCGTCGGTGTCCACCTGGTCGGCGCGCGGGTCGGGGAGCTGATCGGCGAGGCTCAGCTCATCGTCAACTGGGAGGCGCACCCCGAGGACGTCGCGCCCCACCTCCACGCGCACCCCACGCAGAACGAGGCGCTCGGCGAGGCGCACCTCGCACTGGCCGGCAAGCCGTTGCACGTTCTGTAG